The following are encoded in a window of Castanea sativa cultivar Marrone di Chiusa Pesio chromosome 5, ASM4071231v1 genomic DNA:
- the LOC142634025 gene encoding pyruvate decarboxylase 1, which produces MDTANNVGSVSPAPVHSACSSGTLGRHLARRLVEIGVRDVFSVPGDFNLALLDHLIAEPNLNVVGCCNELNAGYAADGYARAKGVGACVVTFTVGGLSVINAIAGAYSENLPVICIVGGPNSNDYGTNRILHHTIGLPDFSQELRCFQTVTCNQAVVNNLDDAHELIDTAISTALKESKPVYISIGCNLPGIPHPTFGRDPVPFFLAPKISNQLGLEAAVEAAAEFLNKAVKPVLVGGPKLRVAKAQKAFVELADASEYPIAVMPSGKGLVPEHHPRFIGTYWGAVSTSFVGEIVESADAYVFAGPIFNDYSSVGYSLLIKKEKAIIVDPNRVTIANGPSFGWVFMADFLSALAKRLKKNCTAHENYRRIYVPSGIPLKCEKDEPLRVNVLFKHIQEMLSGDSAVIAETGDSWFNCQKLRLPENCGYEFQMQYGSIGWSVGATLGYAQAAKDKRVIACIGDGSFQVTAQDISTMIRCGQRTIIFLINNGGYTIEVEIHDGPYNVIKNWDYTALVDAIHNGEGKCWTVKVRTEDELTEAIATATGAQKDSLCFIEVFAHKDDTSKELLEWGSRVSAANGRPPNPQ; this is translated from the exons CCTCGCACTTCTTGATCACCTCATAGCCGAGCCAAACCTCAACGTTGTTGGCTGCTGTAATGAGCTCAACGCTGGCTATGCTGCCGATGGCTACGCGCGCGCCAAGGGCGTTGGCGCGTGCGTGGTTACCTTCACCGTTGGTGGGCTTAGTGTCATCAACGCTATTGCTGGAGCTTACAGCGAGAACTTGCCTGTGATTTGTATTGTTGGTGGGCCCAACTCCAACGATTATGGAACTAACCGGATCCTCCATCACACGATCGGGTTGCCTGACTTTTCTCAAGAGCTTAGGTGCTTTCAAACTGTCACTTGTAATCAG GCAGTGGTGAATAACTTGGATGATGCGCACGAGTTGATTGACACGGCGATTTCGACTGCATTGAAGGAAAGCAAGCCGGTCTATATTAGTATCGGTTGTAATTTGCCAGGGATTCCTCATCCAACTTTCGGGAGGGATCCCGTGCCGTTCTTTCTAGCACCCAA GATAAGCAATCAATTGGGATTAGAAGCAGCTGTGGAAGCGGCCGCTGAGTTTTTGAACAAAGCTGTGAAGCCTGTGCTTGTGGGTGGCCCCAAGTTAAGGGTAGCGAAGGCGCAAAAGGCCTTTGTAGAACTTGCTGATGCCAGTGAATATCCAATAGCAGTTATGCCCTCAGGAAAGGGACTGGTGCCAGAGCACCATCCTCGCTTCATTGGGACATATTGGGGTGCTGTCAGCACCAGCTTCGTTGGGGAGATTGTGGAGTCTGCTGATGCTTATGTCTTTGCTGGCCCCATCTTTAATGATTACAGCTCTGTTGGTTACTCCTTGCTGATCAAGAAGGAGAAAGCAATTATAGTGGACCCTAATCGTGTGACTATAGCCAATGGTCCATCTTTTGGCTGGGTTTTCATGGCTGATTTCTTGAGTGCATTGGCTAAAAGGCTAAAGAAGAACTGCACAGCTCATGAGAACTACAGACGGATCTATGTTCCGTCAGGCATCCCTTTAAAATGCGAGAAAGATGAGCCTCTTAGAGTTAATGTTCTCTTCAAGCACATTCAG GAGATGTTAAGTGGAGACAGTGCAGTAATTGCCGAAACTGGGGACTCATGGTTCAACTGTCAGAAGCTCCGCCTCCCTGAGAACTGCGG GTATGAATTCCAGATGCAGTATGGATCTATTGGTTGGTCAGTAGGTGCCACTCTTGGATATGCACAGGCTGCCAAAGATAAGCGTGTGATTGCTTGCATTGGTGATGGTAGTTTTCAG GTTACCGCTCAGGACATTTCAACAATGATTCGATGTGGACAAAGGACCATTATATTTCTGATCAATAATGGAGGTTATACAATTGAAGTAGAGATTCATGATGGCCCATACAATGTGATTAAGAACTGGGACTACACTGCCCTTGTTGATGCCATCCACAATGGCGAAGGCAAATGCTGGACTGTCAAG GTACGTACAGAGGACGAACTGACAGAAGCGATTGCAACAGCAACAGGTGCACAAAAGGATTCTTTATGTTTCATCGAAGTATTTGCGCACAAGGATGACACCAGCAAAGAGCTGCTGGAATGGGGATCCCGAGTTTCTGCTGCTAATGGCCGTCCTCCAAATCCTCAATAA
- the LOC142635262 gene encoding uncharacterized protein LOC142635262, producing the protein MPILKSGCCWRVGDGSMIRGAKDKWIPNHTTNKILFPVVMEDEDWHVADLIDPDLNWWNRELIYAKFQRGDADAICRIPLSYRPAPDAIFWLHSKDGIYSCKFGYQIARRIARESTWAECSTGPAGKQVWQKFWKLGVPNKIKLFGWRACLLPTRVNLAERKIIFDNICQCCGREPETEAHVLWECGAAQDVWAGCVPRLQKMPNNHGNVIELFENPLARLENSKLELFLVQAWFIWNHRNTVVYGGSFKDPKWLNQRASDYLKEFQQAQWQLALLATTTGRTNWKPPPHSSFKLDFDAAIFDELNCTGFGAVIRN; encoded by the coding sequence ATGCCTATCCTGAAATCGGGGTGTTGTTGGAGGGTGGGTGATGGATCAATGATTAGAGGTGCAAAGGACAAATGGATACCAAACCACACTACCAATAAAATCCTATTTCCAGTCGTGATGGAGGATGAGGACTGGCATGTGGCGGATCTAATTGACCCGGACCTTAATTGGTGGAATCGTGAGCTCATTTATGCCAAATTTCAGAGAGGTGATGCTGATGCAATTTGTAGAATTCCTTTGAGCTATAGGCCTGCACCAGATGCAATTTTTTGGCTTCATAGTAAGGATGGGATATACTCTTGCAAGTTCGGGTATCAAATTGCAAGACGGATTGCAAGGGAATCCACTTGGGCTGAATGCTCCACGGGTCCAGCAGGAAAGCAAGTATGGCAGAAGTTTTGGAAGCTTGGAGTgccaaataaaattaagttgTTTGGCTGGCGTGCTTGTCTTTTACCAACCCGTGTGAACTTGGCAGAAAGGAAAATCATCTTTGATAATATATGTCAGTGCTGTGGGAGAGAACCTGAAACTGAAGCACATGTGTTATGGGAATGTGGGGCTGCGCAGGATGTTTGGGCAGGTTGTGTACCTAGGCTCCAGAAGATGCCAAACAACCACGGCAATGTCATTGAGCTTTTTGAGAATCCGTTAGCAAGACTTGAAAACTCAAAACTTGAGTTGTTTCTCGTCCAAGCCTGGTTCATATGGAACCATAGAAATACGGTCGTATATGGAGGAAGCTTTAAGGATCCAAAATGGCTAAACCAAAGAGCTAGCGACTATCTAAAGGAGTTTCAGCAAGCACAATGGCAACTTGCTTTGCTTGCAACAACAACAGGGAGAACCAACTGGAAGCCACCTCCACATTCAAGCTTCAAACTTGACTTTGATGCGGCAATCTTCGATGAGCTGAACTGTACGGGATTTGGTGCAGTAATCCGAAATTAG